In Cyprinus carpio isolate SPL01 chromosome A5, ASM1834038v1, whole genome shotgun sequence, the sequence TGTTTGCATTCACACTTAGTATTACAGATCATATCCATAAGGTGGTTTGAATGCAACTTGTACAATActaatcttgttttgttttcttcctctTTTGCAGGGAACCTTAACCTAAACAAATTTAATGGGGAAAATTAGAAGAGTCTCATTAAGATGACACGCACAGATCCACCTGATATACTAGTATCAACAGTGTATCAAGATGTTAAAGTGAACTCCCTCTCGAACTACTCCAAAGCCTGTCATCCCTCAAAACAATGTGATTCCCCATCCATCAGCAAACTGGAGAGCACTcgaaaaagcaaaagcaaaaagagGCACTGCCGTAGCTTTGACACTGAGTCTATGGACAAACCCCGATATCATACAATAGCAATGGAGTACCCATACCGAAGGGCTGAAAGGTATGCGGCCAATCCAGAGGTTGCCTGGAATGCCTTAGGTCGCCAACAAGGGCATGGACTCCACCGGTTTTCTTCCCCAGACATATTTAGCTACCGTCTCACCTCCCAGCCAATGACTGCTGAGATGTCTGGTGAAATTGCTGTGACAGAACAAAAGAGGAGGACTAGATCTAGAAGTGCCTCACGGGTTCAGACCAGCCTAACTCCTGTATCTTTTGATTCTTCCCCTCCAGTGGCAAGGAGGGGCCGGGAAGCTCAAAGGGCACATCGAAACACTCAGCCAAGGCCAGAAGTTTCCCCAAGAAAAGAGTCTCCTTATGCCACCACGCGGGCACACGTGAATGAAGTACATCCCATCAAACTGCAGCCGCAGAGGAGTGATACAAGCAGGTATTCCCCTGTATATGCATCTGAAGGCTTTGACGAAGGAAGACCAGAGAAACCTGCTACTAGTCCTCATGTTCGGTGCCGGGTGGACATCAAACCAGATGAGTTGGCCGTGCAGCAAGGAGGCCGAAAGGCAGCTACACCCCATGTGGACATACCTTGGCAGAAGTATCCCAGCAGTGGCAGTCGGAGTCTGACAGTGCCTCGCCATTTCTCCACTTCGAGGACACCGACTCCCACTGACTCCTTCACTGGAGAGTCCAGGCAGGCGTACCAGTATTCCCAAAGTATGCCAAATAGCTACATACAGCCTATGGAGATCCCTTTACAAAAGGTGGTCTCGCCACGGGAGCCAAGGGAACAATATGGACGGGAACGAAGGGCTCATTCAAGCCCCAATGTGCCAACTAAATTCTTCTATGCTGAGGATTTGGGGAAGTATGGATCTTCAGCTCCATCAAGGACTTATTATCAAGATGACCGATACAGCATTCCTAGCCAACCCTATTCACCTAAAGTACCATATGTACAAGATCCAAGGACTCACATTCTTCATACTGTACCTTCCCGGCCATATTTCACAGAAATCGACACCTACCATTACCCTGGACAGCCTGTGTACCCTAAAACCTATGCTGCAAGTGAGCCAGGGGCATATATAATACAGACACCTCCGGCAAGGACTTTCTATGGCGATGACCCAAGGACATATCAAATTCAAACGGCCCCCCCTCGGATCTTCTACATGGCCAACCCCTACACACCAACAGTGGAGCATCATATTCCTGCAAGGGCATATTACACAGAGGGAAGACGACATGCCCGTGTGGTGCAGCCTCAATCAGAGGACTGGTACGGCTCAGAGGTGTCCAGCTACTCAAGCCATTATCCTTCCTCGTATGTCTCACAGGTTACTCCCACAAGAGTTAGACAAGAGCCAAAGCTCACAACTTGGTATGCCAACCCATGCGTGGAGCCAACAAGAACAGTAACAGACCCAAGACCATACTCAAGATCTTGGGATAACATCCTTGATACCCATGTAGAGCGAGAACAGCCAGTACCCCGAGGGAAAAGTGATGAGAATCTTCTTTGTCAGGGGGTACTACAAACTTCAAGTGAAAGACCAAAACCTGTGGTTGTCAACCTTTCCAGCTCACCAAGGCGTTATGCTGCACTGTCCTTATCTGAAAACTCTTTGATTGACAAAAGTCCA encodes:
- the LOC109075102 gene encoding apical junction component 1 homolog produces the protein MTRTDPPDILVSTVYQDVKVNSLSNYSKACHPSKQCDSPSISKLESTRKSKSKKRHCRSFDTESMDKPRYHTIAMEYPYRRAERYAANPEVAWNALGRQQGHGLHRFSSPDIFSYRLTSQPMTAEMSGEIAVTEQKRRTRSRSASRVQTSLTPVSFDSSPPVARRGREAQRAHRNTQPRPEVSPRKESPYATTRAHVNEVHPIKLQPQRSDTSRYSPVYASEGFDEGRPEKPATSPHVRCRVDIKPDELAVQQGGRKAATPHVDIPWQKYPSSGSRSLTVPRHFSTSRTPTPTDSFTGESRQAYQYSQSMPNSYIQPMEIPLQKVVSPREPREQYGRERRAHSSPNVPTKFFYAEDLGKYGSSAPSRTYYQDDRYSIPSQPYSPKVPYVQDPRTHILHTVPSRPYFTEIDTYHYPGQPVYPKTYAASEPGAYIIQTPPARTFYGDDPRTYQIQTAPPRIFYMANPYTPTVEHHIPARAYYTEGRRHARVVQPQSEDWYGSEVSSYSSHYPSSYVSQVTPTRVRQEPKLTTWYANPCVEPTRTVTDPRPYSRSWDNILDTHVEREQPVPRGKSDENLLCQGVLQTSSERPKPVVVNLSSSPRRYAALSLSENSLIDKSPTEARSSSSKLWFVTPEITITDNDIRPSNLSKPEARSASWDVLDSKSAPNQEAPQREAKSCFGESTKEKTHSSTSLQQSLEQLDELLADLVIDYKPPRRRTSEDMLDQLKKLIDEEEAVSSARKDSMTGSESGMPLDKQPTSIKIDPDTLRDTDGSCDGLRSTEECSPDQSPDEDDTMMCSNNKCRRTETLFNACLYFKSCHSCYTYYCSRNCRREDWDVHKESCLYGRISSVCRHVIKHCRETAEVHKAFSRIAKVGYLSRGRGVLFVGFPNPGSSTNFLQFGLESLLMSPTYLSLRELESFKDNLGEYCKELQEAGKAYDPNECFLLNVSIAVGDQVPDGPSPRVQAPTVRKFAKIALASYSPEKKVHRKESDMETLILTPPPGMADIDKEGEEGRKAREICFINIQRELRIRGVFLRHEYPNVYQKLCEFVENNRRFTPTTIYPIDKRTGKQFMCMIMAASEPRTLDWVANPHLLDDII